A part of Synechococcus sp. KORDI-49 genomic DNA contains:
- a CDS encoding site-specific integrase: protein MTLFYKVNRSGKAKVLSPEERTLIQDNLPQKYRLVADLLYWSAGRISEVLAIRVRNLVPETGMVILERGTTKMKKSREVYLPPKLMDSLVLRARGLRLQPNDFLFFNQSPTQSRNGITMPLSSAAFDKELRKVCEWNGLSGVSSHSYRRTQLTELYRDGWTLREIQQISGHRSLASLQEYLDVDRDKVVGKYRKRMGAA, encoded by the coding sequence ATGACCCTCTTCTACAAAGTCAACCGATCTGGGAAGGCGAAGGTCCTCTCTCCTGAGGAACGGACCCTGATCCAGGACAACCTGCCTCAGAAGTACCGACTGGTCGCTGACCTCCTTTATTGGTCTGCTGGTCGAATCAGTGAAGTACTCGCCATTCGTGTTCGAAATCTTGTTCCCGAAACGGGGATGGTGATCCTCGAACGTGGAACAACAAAGATGAAAAAGAGTCGGGAGGTGTATTTACCTCCAAAACTCATGGATTCACTTGTTCTGCGCGCGCGTGGACTCCGACTCCAACCAAACGATTTCCTTTTCTTCAACCAATCGCCCACTCAGTCTCGCAACGGCATCACCATGCCTCTGTCGTCTGCTGCCTTCGATAAGGAACTGCGGAAGGTCTGTGAATGGAACGGTCTCTCGGGTGTGTCCTCTCACTCCTATCGGAGGACACAACTAACAGAGTTGTACCGCGATGGATGGACCCTCAGGGAAATCCAACAGATCTCTGGTCATCGGTCTCTGGCATCGCTCCAGGAGTATCTGGACGTCGATAGAGACAAGGTTGTGGGCAAATACCGCAAGCGTATGGGGGCAGCATGA
- a CDS encoding AbrB family transcriptional regulator: protein MLTGTELLTKVKELGDVSKTDLATQCGYVSKKKDGSDRVNFTAFYEALLGAKGIELGGGGAAIGKGGRKLSYTATVQGNGNLLVGKAYTALLDLNPGDEFEIKLGKKAIRLIPVGGSEEESEE from the coding sequence ATGCTTACTGGTACTGAACTGCTCACTAAGGTCAAAGAACTTGGTGATGTCTCAAAGACCGACCTAGCAACCCAGTGCGGTTATGTCTCCAAGAAAAAGGATGGTTCCGATCGGGTGAACTTCACTGCCTTCTATGAGGCGCTTCTGGGCGCCAAAGGCATTGAGTTGGGTGGTGGTGGTGCTGCTATCGGCAAAGGTGGTCGGAAGTTGTCCTACACCGCCACGGTGCAGGGAAATGGCAACCTTCTGGTCGGTAAGGCATACACCGCACTGCTCGACCTGAATCCTGGTGACGAGTTCGAAATCAAACTGGGTAAGAAGGCAATTCGCCTCATCCCTGTGGGTGGTTCTGAAGAAGAGTCTGAGGAGTGA